From one Anopheles bellator chromosome 1, idAnoBellAS_SP24_06.2, whole genome shotgun sequence genomic stretch:
- the LOC131205503 gene encoding uncharacterized protein LOC131205503: protein MVRLLPLVLLGSLTLAAASPQKTVTTYHGNLFPGLETSAVGSTPKLLPETDTSEERILTGDFFSSFRDTASGDDACSFNKYAFDHDGMVKYGNQLPALSQFTLCTWMRFINHTGDHTLLTYSVDEEPREIQLWISNSMGMSYISLAVHGQSLFRLNYPFKMRKWHHACASWNGKTGEWQLWIKSERVGRGFHNRLVNYEIKPYGALFSGGPSITGPTDVGLHFELTAVQMYKIALSAGKAHRDHKHHHVHHFDHNGGEVTSTTARPLMTVAPQPTNPQLANGQIPTRVKINLANGQQNSGSLGIPIKGLPSQLVGGFSPSVGPGATVTTNFINGQFSTGVRFLQEQLATTNLLSQFPQPGPSSLPASVKSNAPFTFPDSSGDSLSATPHATNGGAYSIVQLPTDLVARKIFKRQTRPASVAKEAKTKRDLVQLQDGSLVEGSEYIFDGLAEFGLPEFKNKLGRETDIEDEIREHDKEPAEEEVRAVLNICSKCAPEPFAKALVFAWKDATTEPAGALQAKASSHCGHF, encoded by the exons ATGGTTCGACTACTGCCGCTGGTGTTGCTGGGCAGTCTGACTCTGGCAGCCGCCAGTCCTCAGAAAACGGTCACCACGTACCATGGGAATCTTTTCCCCGGCCTGGAAACCTCGGCAGTTGGTAGTACCCCGAAATTGCTGCCAGAAACGGATACTTCGGAAGAGCGCATTTTGACCGGTGATTTCTTCTCCTCGTTCCGAGACACCGCCAGCGGTGAC GATGCATGCAGCTTTAATAAGTACGCATTTGACCACGATGGTATGGTGAAGTATGGCAACCAACTGCCTGCTCTGTCTCAATTTACGCTCTGCACGTGGATGCGCTTCATTAACCACACGGGCGACCATACGCTCCTGACATACTCTG TCGACGAAGAACCGCGCGAAATACAGCTCTGGATATCGAACAGCATGGGAATGAGCTACATCAGCCTTGCCGTTCACGGCCAGTCTCTGTTTAG GTTGAACTATCCTTTCAAAATGCGAAAGTGGCACCATGCGTGTGCCtcgtggaatggaaaaacggGCGAGTGGCAGCTTTGGATCAAATCGGAGCGTGTAGGACGCGGATTCCACAACCGG TTGGTTAATTATGAAATCAAGCCTTACGGAGCACTGTTCTCGGGCGGCCCTTCCATTACCGGGCCGACCGACGTCGGGCTGCACTTCGAGCTGACGGCCGTGCAGATGTACAAGATAGCGCTCAGTGCCGGCAAGGCTCATCGCGACCATAAGCATCACCACGTGCATCATTTCGACCACAACGGAGGGGAGGTTACGTCCACCACGGCCCGCCCGCTCATGACG GTAGCGCCACAACCTACGAACCCCCAACTGGCGAACGGACAAATTCCGACGCGCGTCAAGATTAACCTTGCGAACGGCCAGCAAAACAGCGGCAGTCTAGGCATTCCTATCAAGGGTCTTCCTTCGCAGCTGGTCGGAGGGTTTAGCCCATCGGTCGggcccggtgccaccgttaCGACCAACTTTATCAACGGCCAGTTCAGTACCGGTGTCCGGTTTCTACAGGAGCAACTGGCAACGACCAATCTGCTCAGTCAGTTCCCGCAGCCGGGCCCTTCATCGTTGCCAGCATCGGTGAAGAGTAACGCTCCCTTCACGTTCCCAGACAGCAGCGGCGACTCGCTGTCAGCTACGCCACACGCTACGAACGGTGGAGCTTACTCGATCGTCCAGCTTCCCACCGATCTGGTAGCGCGCAAGATCTTCAAGCGGCAAACGAGGCCAGCGTCCGtggcgaaggaagcgaaaaccAAACGTGACCTTGTGCAGCTGCAGGACGGCTCACTGGTCGAGGGCTCCGAATACATCTTCGACGGGTTGGCCGAGTTTGGGTTGCCCGAGTTCAAAAACAAGCTGGGCCGCGAAACCGACATCGAGGATGAGATTCGCGAGCACGATAAGGAACCGGCCGAGGAAGAGGTACGAGCGGTGTTGAACATCTGCTCCAAGTGTGCCCCGGAACCTTTCGCGAAGGCGCTGGTGTTTGCTTGGAAGGATGCGACGACGGAGCCCGCAGGGGCTCTGCAAGCCAAGGCGTCCTCTCACTGCGGTCATTTCTAG